Proteins from a single region of Diorhabda sublineata isolate icDioSubl1.1 chromosome 2, icDioSubl1.1, whole genome shotgun sequence:
- the LOC130452686 gene encoding ribosomal RNA processing protein 36 homolog yields the protein MELDERTKIREHISNLSFEALLKLKEQVGSKTFGKTVYGGSCAKKSNFKRANKNRPREVSSKIRPQKLKLENNIQIEKKPIPRDPRFDPLCGEFEHKIFKENYSFIKDIRLNEKRQLEEELKTCVNPKRKEIIRKLLQRMNNQLLEQERQDKEKCKKIQKRSEIKEKLRNGEKPLFKKKSVEKLENAIEKYEELKKSNKLQKHIEKKSKKLSSKERRIMEKSNS from the exons ATGGAATTAGATGAAAGGACCAAAATAAGAGAACATATATCTAATCTTAGTTTTGAAGCACTTCTGAAATTAAAAGAACAAGTTGGCTCCAAAACGTTTGGTAAAACAGTATATGGTGGTTCATGTGCAAAAAAGTCTAATTTTAAAAGAGCTAATAAAAATAGACCAAGGGAAGTAAGTTCTAAGATAAGACCACAAAAATTGAAGTTGGAGAATAATATACAGATTGAAAAGAAACCAATTCCAAGGGATCCACGTTTTGATCCCTTATGTGGGGAATTTGAACACAAAATCTTCAAAGAGAATTATAGTTTCATAAAAGATATTCGGTTAAATGAGAAAAGACAGCTTGAAGAGGAACTAAAGACATGTGTCAATCCTAAGAGaaaagaaataattagaaaattattacaaagaatG AATAACCAATTATTAGAACAGGagagacaagataaagaaaaatgtaagaAGATTCAAAAGAGATctgaaatcaaagaaaaacttagaaatggagaaaaaccactttttaaaaagaaat ctgtGGAAAAGCTGGAGAACGCGATTGAAAAATATGAGgaactgaaaaaatcaaataagttacaaaaacatattgaaaagaAATCTAAAAAACTTTCAAGTAAGGAAAGAAGGATCATGGAAAAATCAAATTCCTAA